A genomic segment from Vagococcus zengguangii encodes:
- the xerS gene encoding tyrosine recombinase XerS yields the protein MIKLQREQLMLMLQKELDQSPDYLKDFVHHKLTQEFSPHTINEYLKNYRLFFNWALSEHILPDLSPCSLESLTAYKMNLYKSHLLSREKYGPPSDTYKGTLSKPTIQRHLTALKVLFTYLSTSYDNAQERPYLSHNPMNGVENVKEYQTLQARADAIEEQLFLGQETHDYLQFIDEEYGQTLTPQALKFFKRDKERDLAINALILASGLRLSEVVNLNLDELSFEKNRAYVTRKGNKKDSVRIAAFGMTYLARYLEVRTLNYPGAIDTTALFITTYKGQAKRMTGNAIEKMVAKYSKAFRVEVSPHKLRHTLATNLFKSSKDLLLTSQQLGHSSAGQTTALYIHIDNDATMDALNLL from the coding sequence ATGATAAAATTGCAACGAGAACAATTAATGCTGATGCTTCAAAAAGAACTTGATCAGTCTCCTGATTACTTAAAAGATTTTGTCCATCATAAATTAACACAGGAATTCTCTCCTCATACGATCAATGAATACTTGAAAAATTATCGACTTTTCTTTAACTGGGCACTTTCAGAACATATTTTACCTGACCTCTCTCCTTGTTCACTCGAATCGTTGACCGCTTACAAAATGAATTTGTACAAATCTCACCTACTTTCACGTGAAAAATATGGACCACCTTCGGATACCTATAAAGGTACTCTTTCAAAACCGACGATTCAACGTCACCTAACTGCCCTAAAAGTCTTGTTTACTTATCTTTCAACTAGCTATGATAATGCGCAAGAACGTCCCTATTTAAGCCATAACCCAATGAATGGCGTTGAAAATGTTAAAGAGTATCAAACATTGCAAGCGCGGGCAGATGCGATTGAAGAACAACTCTTCCTCGGCCAAGAAACGCATGACTATCTGCAATTTATTGATGAAGAATATGGTCAAACGCTCACCCCACAAGCGCTAAAATTTTTTAAACGTGATAAGGAACGGGATTTAGCGATTAATGCGTTAATTCTTGCTAGCGGTTTACGCCTGTCTGAAGTTGTAAATCTTAATTTAGATGAGCTCTCATTTGAAAAAAATCGGGCTTATGTGACACGTAAAGGCAACAAAAAAGATTCTGTCAGAATTGCAGCTTTTGGGATGACTTACTTAGCACGTTATCTGGAAGTTAGAACGCTTAACTATCCTGGTGCCATTGATACAACCGCCCTATTCATTACCACTTATAAAGGCCAGGCAAAACGAATGACAGGTAATGCGATTGAAAAAATGGTAGCAAAATATTCTAAGGCCTTCCGAGTTGAAGTTTCACCGCATAAATTACGGCATACACTTGCTACTAATCTATTTAAAAGTTCAAAAGATTTATTATTAACCTCTCAACAATTGGGACACTCATCAGCCGGGCAGACTACCGCTCTTTATATTCACATTGATAATGACGCGACCATGGATGCGTTAAATTTATTATAA
- a CDS encoding TetR/AcrR family transcriptional regulator, whose protein sequence is MKTIDKRMIQSQQKIIRAFDELLQKYDYQQLSKAQITKTAQVNRSTFYAHYDNKQAVLTQLLSQNYLVDLKRTLASNAPLEQLASEKILHTILMIHQKTEVKYPKAYLDIKTVLSNEMIEMLEVYFKELWLENRQVNVAEVNFMASLCSWGMYGVAMRCANQELSLLVACQQFEQLIVHYLITDKSKTSSRVS, encoded by the coding sequence ATGAAAACAATCGACAAACGGATGATACAATCACAACAAAAAATTATAAGGGCTTTTGATGAGTTATTGCAGAAATATGACTATCAGCAGCTTTCGAAAGCGCAAATCACCAAAACGGCGCAAGTTAATCGGTCAACTTTTTATGCTCATTATGATAATAAACAAGCCGTTCTTACGCAATTGTTAAGTCAAAACTATTTGGTTGATTTGAAACGAACACTAGCTTCAAATGCACCTTTAGAACAGCTAGCTAGTGAGAAAATCCTTCATACTATTCTGATGATTCATCAAAAGACGGAAGTAAAGTATCCAAAAGCTTATCTAGACATTAAAACCGTCTTATCAAACGAGATGATTGAGATGCTAGAAGTCTATTTTAAAGAACTTTGGCTCGAAAATAGACAGGTGAACGTCGCTGAAGTGAATTTTATGGCGAGTTTGTGTAGTTGGGGAATGTATGGGGTAGCGATGAGATGTGCCAATCAAGAGCTTTCCTTACTAGTTGCTTGTCAACAATTTGAGCAACTAATCGTACATTATCTTATTACTGATAAATCAAAAACCAGTTCGCGTGTTAGCTAG